DNA from Chloroherpetonaceae bacterium:
TCATTGAATCTGTAACTACGGTGACCGATACATACGGAAAAAAATACCCCTCACCTTTTACAATTCTTGGAATCGATGTTTTCACTGATGAACAGTTTCGAATTTATAGTCAAGACTCCTCAATTAAGAAAACAGATTTCTTAAGATTTTTAGCCGAACCTAATACCATTATTCTGCCAACTTCACTCATTAATCATTTGGGACTTGAAATAAATGAAAAGATAATTGTATTGGCATCTGGAAAAAAGGTTCAGTTACAAGTTGTTGGAGTTTACAACGATGCTTTGCAGTCGCAGAGCGGTTCAAGCGGTTTTGGTGTAATGGATATTGAACAAGCACAGCGTCTTTTCGATAAACAAAATAAAATTGATCGTATTGATTTAATCATTAATGAGGATAAGCGGGGGGAGACTGAAGAGCGTCTTTTAGAAATTATTCCGTCTTCGTTGCAATTGATCTCACCTAAAAATCGAGGCTCGCAAATCGCTACGATGATTAAAGCCTTTGAATTGAACTTGACCGCCCTTGCTTTTATCAGTTTACTTGTTGCTATGTTCTTAATCTATAATACCATCCTCACTAACGCTATTAGAAGAAGAAGAGAGGTGGGAATATTAAGAGCCCTTGGTTTAAGTGGCGAGGGAATTTTCAGCCTGTTTCTGTTTGAAGCCTTTTTAATCGGATGTATTGGAAGTGCATTTGGTGTAATCATAGGGAAAGGTTTGGCTCATTTTTTATTGGATGGAGTTACTCAAACAATATCAACGCTCTATATCGCCCTTTCAGCAAAAAAAGTTGTTTGGACTTGGCAAATGGCATTTGGGGTATTCAGTTTGGGAGTTGTAATGTCAGTTTTAGCTTCGATATACCCGGCTATGGAAGTTTTTAAGATTCACCCACGAGAATGTTTTCATCTTCAAATATTTGAGGACGCCGCTTCTCTCAATTTGAGAAAATTGCTCCCGATTGGTTTGGTTATAGGGTTAGTGAGTTTGCTATCAGGATTTTTGCCAAGCATTAATGGATTGCCGGTCTTTGGTTATGTTTCCGCAATTTGCATCATCTTTTCTTTTGCTGTGATTTCCCCAGCCTTTATCTACTTTTTGATCAATAGTTTATCGAATTTGTTCAAGAAACTCTTCGGTATCGAAGCGTTCATCGCAGGGAAATACTTGATTGAATCTTTGAATAGATCTTCAACAGCAGTTAATGCATTAATGGTATCGGTCGCAATGCTTGTTGGGGTGAGCATTATGGTTGGGAGTTTTAGAACTACAGTTAATTATTGGGTTGAGCAGACATTGACCTCAGATATTTTTTTTGCACCTGCTGAGAGATATGCTTTAGGCTCTCAACTTCCAATTGATCGATCAGTCATTGACTTTTTGCAGCGTCAGGATGAGGTAAAAAGTGTTGAGGCCTTTAGTTCAAAGCTCACATCTTATCAAAATGAAAATGTTGTAATTGTCAGCACAGACTTTCGGGTTGATGGTAAAGAACTTTCGGTATTGCTTAAAGAAGGAAATAAAACGGATGTTTTTAGCAGAATGA
Protein-coding regions in this window:
- a CDS encoding FtsX-like permease family protein yields the protein MVNFKIFYSVILRHSFQDPIRFLISILGVAIGVGVLLSIRISNYSALTAFESTIDYLSGKANLQVISKSNTSFDEEEFGKLSIVNSTTPIVSALTPVIESVTTVTDTYGKKYPSPFTILGIDVFTDEQFRIYSQDSSIKKTDFLRFLAEPNTIILPTSLINHLGLEINEKIIVLASGKKVQLQVVGVYNDALQSQSGSSGFGVMDIEQAQRLFDKQNKIDRIDLIINEDKRGETEERLLEIIPSSLQLISPKNRGSQIATMIKAFELNLTALAFISLLVAMFLIYNTILTNAIRRRREVGILRALGLSGEGIFSLFLFEAFLIGCIGSAFGVIIGKGLAHFLLDGVTQTISTLYIALSAKKVVWTWQMAFGVFSLGVVMSVLASIYPAMEVFKIHPRECFHLQIFEDAASLNLRKLLPIGLVIGLVSLLSGFLPSINGLPVFGYVSAICIIFSFAVISPAFIYFLINSLSNLFKKLFGIEAFIAGKYLIESLNRSSTAVNALMVSVAMLVGVSIMVGSFRTTVNYWVEQTLTSDIFFAPAERYALGSQLPIDRSVIDFLQRQDEVKSVEAFSSKLTSYQNENVVIVSTDFRVDGKELSVLLKEGNKTDVFSRMTSGRKNIIISEAFSTRFQKHLGDSIVLQTPKGELPFSIVGVQFDYSSDRGIIFFQREDFTDVWKDSSIHNIAVKLKASSKLEEVLNEWKIVFYNTAVKIYSNKGLRDNVLEIFDQTFAVTNILKIIALVISALAIITSLGAIVFERRFELGVQQAIGTANHQVFLIIILEALFLGSIAAILGILCGIGLSLILVYVINIQSFGWTIQYELPIETLIVTFISVVATAGVSGFAPAKYATSFPLSIQLRRE